A genomic region of Eucalyptus grandis isolate ANBG69807.140 chromosome 5, ASM1654582v1, whole genome shotgun sequence contains the following coding sequences:
- the LOC104443577 gene encoding uncharacterized protein LOC104443577 isoform X1 — MSSATPKKRLKPKISSPSSSRQSPIALEPPRHLFPSRQELRRLVAVLAIASSVAVACHLFASFLRPQTKPFCDSGLGPLDAFADDCEACPSHGECHQGKLDCAHGYQKVGRSCVEDGDINETARKLSEWVENCLCEANAQLLCYRTGTAWVPAEEIWNNLDGHPLMKNFGWDTANFNYTKQKAVEAAGKIMESRTDLSGMKVLKCPDSVAELFKPYTCRIRLWIFKHVLLVVPVSLLLVASAMLIWKVRRRWILSTRVEELYHQVCDILEDNALTSKKGNGETEPWVVAARLRDHLLLPKERKDRVLWKKVEELVQEDSRIDRYPKLVKGESKVVWEWQVEGSLSSLRSRKKGEQGTLKSSHGRHLNLDQPSHELRRDFQANPHWINERKGVHT; from the exons atgtcgtCAGCCACGCCGAAGAAGCGCCTAAAACCCAAAATCTCTTCTCCCTCTTCGTCCCGGCAATCGCCGATCGCGCTGGAGCCGCCGCGGCACCTGTTCCCGTCGAGGCAGGAGCTGCGGCGGCTCGTGGCGGTGCTCGCCATCGCCTCTTCGGTCGCCGTCGCCTGCCACTTGTTCGCCAGCTTCCTCCGCCCCCAGACGAAGCCCTTCTGCGACAGCGGCCTCGGCCCCCTCGACGCATTCGCAG ATGATTGTGAGGCTTGTCCAAGTCACGGAGAATGCCATCAGGGCAAACTGGATTGTGCTCATGGATACCAAAAGGTTGGAAGGTCATGTGTGGAAGATGGAGATATAAATGAAACGGCCAGGAAACTT TCAGAATGGGTTGAAAATTGTCTTTGTGAAGCAAATGCTCAGCTTCTATGCTACAGGACTGGGACAGCTTGG GTTCCAGCTGAAGAGATATGGAACAATTTGGATGGACACCCACTGATGAAGAACTTTGGCTGGGACACTGCTAATTTCAATTATACGAAACAGAAGGCAGTAGAAGCCGCTGGAAAGATAATGGAGAGCAGGACAGATTTATCTGG GATGAAAGTGCTGAAGTGTCCAGACTCAGTAGCGGAACTTTTCAAGCCATACACCTGCCGAATCCGTCTATGGATTTTCAAGCATGTGTTATTGGTTGTGCCAGTTTCTTTGCTG CTCGTGGCTTCTGCAATGCTAATCTGGAAAGTCCGTCGCAGATGGATTTTGTCAACTAGAGTGGAAGAGCTTTATCATCAG GTTTGTGACATACTCGAGGATAATGCCTTGACATCAAAGAAGGGTAATGGCGAAACTGAACCATGGGTAGTTGCTGCTAGGCTACGAGATCACCTTCTCTtaccaaaagaaaggaaagatcgTGTTCTGTGGAAGAAG GTTGAGGAGTTGGTCCAGGAAGATTCTCGCATAGATAGATATCCAAAGCTGGTTAAGGGTGAATCAAAAGTGGTCTGGGAGTGGCAAG TTGAAGGCTCTCTGAGCTCCTTAAGATCAAGGAAGAAGGGAGAACAAGGAACGCTTAAGTCTAGTCATGGAAGGCATTTGAATTTGGATCAACCATCCCATGAATTGAGGAGAG ATTTTCAAGCAAACCCGCATTGGATCAATGAACGCAAGGGAGTCCATACATAA
- the LOC104443577 gene encoding uncharacterized protein LOC104443577 isoform X2, producing MLKVESLARSGSCSHMDDCEACPSHGECHQGKLDCAHGYQKVGRSCVEDGDINETARKLSEWVENCLCEANAQLLCYRTGTAWVPAEEIWNNLDGHPLMKNFGWDTANFNYTKQKAVEAAGKIMESRTDLSGMKVLKCPDSVAELFKPYTCRIRLWIFKHVLLVVPVSLLLVASAMLIWKVRRRWILSTRVEELYHQVCDILEDNALTSKKGNGETEPWVVAARLRDHLLLPKERKDRVLWKKVEELVQEDSRIDRYPKLVKGESKVVWEWQVEGSLSSLRSRKKGEQGTLKSSHGRHLNLDQPSHELRRDFQANPHWINERKGVHT from the exons ATGCTCAAGGTAGAATCTTTAGCAAGATCAGGTAGCTGCTCTCACATGG ATGATTGTGAGGCTTGTCCAAGTCACGGAGAATGCCATCAGGGCAAACTGGATTGTGCTCATGGATACCAAAAGGTTGGAAGGTCATGTGTGGAAGATGGAGATATAAATGAAACGGCCAGGAAACTT TCAGAATGGGTTGAAAATTGTCTTTGTGAAGCAAATGCTCAGCTTCTATGCTACAGGACTGGGACAGCTTGG GTTCCAGCTGAAGAGATATGGAACAATTTGGATGGACACCCACTGATGAAGAACTTTGGCTGGGACACTGCTAATTTCAATTATACGAAACAGAAGGCAGTAGAAGCCGCTGGAAAGATAATGGAGAGCAGGACAGATTTATCTGG GATGAAAGTGCTGAAGTGTCCAGACTCAGTAGCGGAACTTTTCAAGCCATACACCTGCCGAATCCGTCTATGGATTTTCAAGCATGTGTTATTGGTTGTGCCAGTTTCTTTGCTG CTCGTGGCTTCTGCAATGCTAATCTGGAAAGTCCGTCGCAGATGGATTTTGTCAACTAGAGTGGAAGAGCTTTATCATCAG GTTTGTGACATACTCGAGGATAATGCCTTGACATCAAAGAAGGGTAATGGCGAAACTGAACCATGGGTAGTTGCTGCTAGGCTACGAGATCACCTTCTCTtaccaaaagaaaggaaagatcgTGTTCTGTGGAAGAAG GTTGAGGAGTTGGTCCAGGAAGATTCTCGCATAGATAGATATCCAAAGCTGGTTAAGGGTGAATCAAAAGTGGTCTGGGAGTGGCAAG TTGAAGGCTCTCTGAGCTCCTTAAGATCAAGGAAGAAGGGAGAACAAGGAACGCTTAAGTCTAGTCATGGAAGGCATTTGAATTTGGATCAACCATCCCATGAATTGAGGAGAG ATTTTCAAGCAAACCCGCATTGGATCAATGAACGCAAGGGAGTCCATACATAA
- the LOC104443581 gene encoding LOW QUALITY PROTEIN: pentatricopeptide repeat-containing protein At1g32415, mitochondrial (The sequence of the model RefSeq protein was modified relative to this genomic sequence to represent the inferred CDS: inserted 1 base in 1 codon) — MIPRYWSRSFLDTMVGSTFRWTLYYLRKGQLPDARNMLERMPDRGPHGRVGHWTSLLSRFSRFGFIDEAKSLFDIMPQKNQVTYNAMLSGLVQSGRISEACXLFERMPERNVVSWTSMLCGYANAGRIDEAKRLFSDMPERNVVSWNAMVVGLIRNGNLEEAKWIFDAIPVRNVISWNAMISGYTENFRMEEARVLFEQMEERNVVTWTIMVTGYCRIGNVEEAHTLFKKIPEQNVVSWTAMIGGYAWNGFYRESLSIFLETKKNFNLEPNKETFISLAYACAGAGFSRLGKQLHANLIIRGMESDDDDGRLSQSLIHMYTLFGVMDFAHHIFVRNIGSCSAQLCNLMINGYIRSGQLEKAKIFFVTAPMCDRISWTSMIDGYLSVGQVSEARELFDVMPDRDSVAWTAIISGYVHNELIPEAIELFSEMRTQGFRPLNLTYATLIGAAGAVANLDQGKQYHSLLLKSNFEHDLIVQNSLISMYAKCGEIDDAHSIFMSMIVRDIVTWNSMIMGYSNHGLVNEALQVFKSMLESGSHPNSTTFLGILSACSHGGLVDRGWEEFNSMREVYAITPGLEHYICMIDLLGRAGKLEEAEDFVLRLPFKPNSSVWGALLGVCGLKKNSKIAARAAKKLLELDPLNAPAHVVLCNVSAANGQYLDEKILRKEMGQKGVRKTPGCSWIPLKGRVQLFLSGSKISLEADEMLSLLLGNLDERDCFMDCI; from the exons ATGATTCCGAGATACTGGTCGCGCTCTTTTCTGGATACCATGGTGGGCTCGACCTTTCGATGGACACTGTATTATCTCCGCAAGGGTCAGCTTCCAGATGCGCGGAACATGCTCGAGAGAATGCCCGACAGAGGACCTCATGGCCGAGTTGGGCACTGGACTTCGCTGCTATCGAGATTTTCTAGATTTGGTTTCATTGATGAAGCTAAATCTCTCTTTGATATCATGCCGCAGAAAAACCAAGTGACCTATAATGCGATGTTGTCTGGGCTCGTTCAAAGTGGGAGAATTAGTGAGGCTT AGCTTTTTGAGCGAATGCCGGAGAGGAATGTCGTGTCATGGACTTCAATGCTTTGTGGGTATGCAAATGCGGGGAGAATTGATGAGGCGAAGAGGTTGTTCAGTGATATGCCGGAGAGAAATGTTGTCTCTTGGAACGCCATGGTTGTTGGGTTGATTAGGAATGGCAATTTGGAAGAAGCGAAGTGGATTTTTGACGCAATACCCGTAAGGAATGTAATTTCTTGGAATGCTATGATTTCAGGGTACACTGAGAATTTCAGGATGGAAGAAGCTAGGGTTTTGTTTGAACAAATGGAGGAAAGGAATGTCGTTACTTGGACCATTATGGTAACTGGTTATTGTAGAATTGGAAATGTAGAAGAAGCTCATACTTTATTCAAGAAAATTCCCGAGCAGAATGTTGTTTCTTGGACTGCCATGATTGGAGGGTATGCCTGGAATGGCTTCTACAGAGAGTCTCTgtctatttttcttgaaacaaagAAGAATTTCAATCTCGAACCAAACAAGGAAACTTTCATCTCACTCGCATATGCCTGTGCTGGGGCTGGATTTAGTCGCCTTGGCAAGCAGCTACATGCAAACTTGATAATCAGAGGAATGGAgtctgatgatgatgatgggaggCTGAGCCAAAGTTTGATACACATGTACACTCTGTTCGGAGTAATGGACTTTGCTCATCACATTTTTGTCAGAAACATAGGGAGCTGCTCCGCCCAGTTGTGTAATTTGATGATTAACGGATATATTCGGAGTGGACAGCtggaaaaagctaaaattttctttGTCACCGCACCAATGTGTGATAGGATCTCATGGACATCCATGATCGATGGTTATTTGAGTGTTGGACAAGTTTCTGAAGCACGTGAACTCTTTGACGTCATGCCTGATAGGGATAGTGTGGCATGGACAGCAATAATATCAGGTTATGTCCATAACGAGCTGATCCCTGAGGCTATTGAGTTGTTCTCCGAAATGCGGACTCAGGGGTTTCGTCCTCTTAATCTTACATACGCAACTCTTATTGGAGCAGCTGGTGCAGTGGCAAATCTTGACCAGGGAAAGCAGTATCATTCCCTCTTGCTCAAATCTAATTTTGAGCATGACCTGATTGTTCAAAACTCACTGATCTCTATGTACGCGAAGTGCGGGGAGATAGATGATGCACATAGTATATTCATGAGCATGATAGTTCGGGATATTGTTACGTGGAATTCCATGATAATGGGTTACTCGAACCATGGGTTGGTGAATGAGGCTCTGCAGGTTTTTAAGTCCATGCTAGAATCTGGAAGCCACCCAAATTCTACGACCTTCTTGGGGATTTTGTCGGCATGTAGTCATGGAGGGCTAGTTGACCGAGGGTGGGAGGAGTTCAATTCCATGAGGGAGGTCTATGCAATTACTCCAGGCCTGGAGCACTATATCTGCATGATTGATCTCTTGGGCCGGGCAGGAAAACTAGAGGAAGCTGAAGACTTCGTGCTGCGGCTACCTTTCAAACCAAATTCTTCTGTTTGGGGGGCTCTGCTTGGTGTATGTGGactaaagaaaaattccaaaattgcTGCTCGTGCTGCCAAGAAGCTTCTTGAACTGGATCCTTTAAATGCACCAGCCCATGTGGTGTTGTGTAATGTATCCGCGGCAAATGGACAGTACCTTGACGAGAAAATCCTGAGGAAGGAGATGGGTCAGAAGGGTGTACGGAAAACTCCTGGATGTAGTTGGATACCACTGAAAGGGAGAGTTCAGTTGTTCCTATCGGGGAGCAAAATATCTTTGGAAGCTGATGAAATGCTATCTCTCCTGCTTGGGAATCTTGATGAGCGAGACTGTTTTATGGATTGCATCTAA